The Comamonas sp. GB3 AK4-5 genome includes a region encoding these proteins:
- a CDS encoding substrate-binding domain-containing protein, with the protein MTVATRLAMFLWAVIAPLSALAEAEVRLGVSIPAATHSFMGGIGYWANRAKTELEKKHKNLVITIKTSANASEQANQLQDLAGVNRINALVIFPFESGALTRPVAEVKRKGVYITVVDRGLTDTSVQDAYVAGDNQAFGSVAANYIAKELGGKGEIVALRGIATELDNERMNAFNTALAKSPGIKLLDAKYGNWNRDDAFKVMQDYLTRFKHIDAVWAADDDMTVGVLKAIQQAKREDIRLVFGGAGAKHMVKTIMDGSDKRITADVSYSPKFIYDAIRLTAEARLAGQSLPATTIVPSVLITKDNARQFYFPDSPF; encoded by the coding sequence ATGACGGTTGCCACACGACTTGCCATGTTTTTGTGGGCGGTGATTGCTCCGCTGTCCGCGCTCGCGGAGGCCGAGGTCCGGCTCGGCGTCTCCATTCCGGCGGCCACGCACAGCTTTATGGGCGGCATCGGTTACTGGGCCAACCGGGCCAAGACCGAGCTGGAGAAAAAACACAAAAACCTGGTCATCACCATCAAGACCTCGGCCAATGCCTCGGAGCAGGCGAACCAGTTGCAGGATCTGGCCGGGGTGAACCGTATCAATGCGCTGGTCATCTTTCCTTTTGAATCCGGTGCGCTCACGCGCCCGGTGGCCGAGGTCAAGCGCAAAGGCGTCTACATCACGGTGGTGGACCGGGGCCTGACCGACACCAGCGTGCAAGATGCCTATGTGGCCGGCGACAACCAGGCATTCGGGAGCGTGGCGGCGAACTACATCGCCAAGGAGCTGGGTGGGAAAGGGGAGATCGTCGCCCTGCGCGGTATTGCTACCGAGCTGGACAACGAGCGCATGAATGCCTTCAACACCGCCCTGGCCAAGTCACCCGGCATCAAGCTGCTGGATGCGAAATACGGCAACTGGAACCGCGACGATGCCTTCAAGGTCATGCAGGACTATCTGACCCGCTTCAAGCATATCGATGCGGTCTGGGCGGCCGATGACGACATGACCGTGGGCGTGCTCAAGGCCATACAGCAGGCCAAGCGTGAAGACATACGCCTGGTGTTCGGCGGTGCCGGGGCCAAGCATATGGTCAAGACCATCATGGATGGCAGTGACAAGCGCATCACGGCCGATGTCAGCTACTCGCCCAAGTTCATCTACGACGCCATCCGGCTCACGGCCGAGGCCAGGCTGGCGGGCCAAAGCCTGCCGGCCACCACCATCGTGCCTTCGGTATTGATCACCAAGGACAACGCCCGGCAGTTTTATTTTCCGGATTCGCCGTTTTGA
- a CDS encoding sugar phosphate isomerase/epimerase family protein: MKTIKGPAIFLAQFMGHEPPFDSFANMACWAGELGYEGVQLPADARLIDLELAAASTAYCDDLRRQADDAGVAITELSTHLQGQLVAVHPAYDALFDGFAPVHVRGNSQARTAWAMEQLLLAARASHNLGLKAHATFSGALAWPYVYPWPQRSAGLVEQAFDELARRWRPILDAFDTAGVDVCYELHPGEDLHDGVTFERFLVAVHGHPRACILYDPSHFVLQQLDYLAFIDIYHARIKAFHVKDAEFRPTGRQGVYGGYSSWVERAGRFRSLGDGQIDFGAIFSKLTQYGYPGWAVLEWECALKHPQQGAREGAAFIRRHLIPVADHVFDDFAGSGISSAQTRGLLGLGEAAAPHSMPGERPQ; the protein is encoded by the coding sequence ATGAAGACCATCAAGGGACCGGCGATTTTTCTGGCGCAGTTCATGGGGCATGAGCCGCCTTTTGATAGTTTTGCCAATATGGCTTGCTGGGCCGGCGAGCTGGGCTACGAGGGGGTGCAACTGCCCGCCGATGCCCGCTTGATCGATCTGGAGCTGGCGGCGGCCAGCACGGCCTATTGCGATGACTTGCGCCGCCAGGCTGACGATGCCGGCGTGGCCATCACCGAGTTGTCCACGCATTTGCAAGGGCAGCTGGTGGCCGTGCACCCGGCCTATGACGCGCTGTTTGACGGCTTTGCGCCGGTCCATGTGCGGGGAAATAGCCAGGCGCGTACGGCCTGGGCCATGGAGCAGTTGCTGCTGGCGGCACGCGCTTCGCACAATCTGGGGCTCAAGGCCCATGCCACGTTTTCCGGGGCGCTGGCCTGGCCCTATGTCTACCCCTGGCCGCAGCGGTCGGCGGGGCTGGTGGAGCAGGCTTTTGATGAGCTGGCGCGGCGCTGGCGGCCGATTCTGGATGCTTTTGACACCGCGGGCGTGGATGTCTGCTACGAGTTGCATCCGGGCGAGGACCTGCACGACGGTGTGACGTTCGAGCGCTTTCTGGTTGCGGTGCATGGGCATCCGCGCGCCTGCATCCTCTACGACCCCAGCCACTTTGTGCTGCAGCAGCTGGACTACCTGGCCTTTATCGACATCTACCACGCACGCATCAAGGCCTTCCACGTCAAGGACGCCGAGTTCCGCCCCACGGGCAGGCAGGGCGTGTATGGCGGCTACAGCAGCTGGGTGGAGCGCGCCGGGCGCTTTCGCTCGCTGGGCGATGGGCAGATCGATTTTGGCGCCATCTTTTCCAAGCTCACCCAATATGGCTACCCAGGGTGGGCGGTGCTGGAGTGGGAGTGCGCGCTCAAGCACCCGCAGCAGGGCGCGCGCGAAGGGGCCGCCTTTATTCGCCGCCATCTGATTCCCGTCGCAGACCATGTCTTCGATGATTTCGCGGGCAGCGGCATCAGCAGCGCGCAGACCCGCGGCCTGCTGGGTTTGGGCGAAGCAGCCGCTCCCCACAGCATGCCAGGAGAGCGCCCCCAATGA
- a CDS encoding PLP-dependent aminotransferase family protein gives MNRYQQLAAEIEASIRDGVLRPGDRLPSVRQSCAQRQVSPSTVFQAYYLLEARGLIRARERSGYFVAQGGRLAPPEPEALSQPDNASVQVDVTERVFSVLQASLQQGTVPLGSAFPGPQWFPWHRLARAMVASTRQSAEDRPALDDLTPGHLGLRRQIARRYLADGMPLAVDDLVITNGALEALNLCLAAVTRPGGAVVVESPCFYAALQALERLGLHAIEVPTHPRDGLDLQALEAAIAQYQPQAVWLMTNFQNPLGSLMPATHKQALVELVTRHRLPLVEDDVYGELYFAPQRPLPAKAWDREGWVLHCSSFSKCLAPGWRIGWAAAGRFTAAVARHKLTTSIGSNAPAQAALAQYLEGVGYDKHLRHLRHGLALQRDRMAEAIARHFPAGTRATRPEGGYFLWLELPAGCDAWALYQRALQQGISLAPGAMFSASPAFAHCLRLNYGMAWSPAIDTALQQLGQWCCEMTAPASA, from the coding sequence CTGAACCGCTACCAGCAACTGGCGGCGGAGATTGAAGCCTCCATACGCGACGGTGTGCTGCGCCCGGGCGATCGCCTGCCCTCGGTGCGCCAAAGCTGTGCCCAGCGCCAGGTCAGCCCGTCCACCGTGTTCCAGGCCTATTACCTGCTGGAAGCGCGTGGGCTGATCCGTGCGCGTGAGCGCTCGGGTTACTTTGTGGCCCAGGGCGGGCGCTTGGCGCCACCGGAGCCCGAAGCCCTGTCCCAGCCCGACAACGCATCGGTGCAGGTGGATGTGACGGAGCGCGTGTTTTCCGTGCTGCAGGCCAGCTTGCAGCAGGGCACGGTGCCGCTGGGCAGCGCCTTTCCCGGGCCGCAATGGTTTCCCTGGCACCGGCTGGCACGCGCTATGGTGGCCAGCACCCGGCAATCGGCCGAAGACCGGCCGGCACTGGATGACCTCACCCCCGGCCACCTGGGCCTGCGCCGCCAGATTGCACGGCGCTATCTGGCCGATGGCATGCCGCTGGCCGTGGATGACCTGGTCATCACCAATGGCGCGCTGGAGGCGCTAAACCTGTGCCTGGCCGCCGTCACCCGCCCCGGTGGCGCGGTGGTGGTGGAATCGCCCTGTTTTTACGCGGCCCTGCAGGCGCTGGAGCGCCTGGGCCTGCATGCCATCGAGGTGCCCACCCACCCGCGCGATGGCCTGGACCTGCAGGCGCTGGAGGCTGCCATCGCCCAATACCAGCCCCAGGCCGTGTGGCTGATGACCAATTTCCAGAACCCGCTGGGCAGCCTGATGCCCGCAACCCACAAGCAGGCCCTGGTAGAGCTGGTCACACGCCACCGCCTGCCCCTGGTCGAGGACGATGTGTATGGCGAGCTGTACTTTGCCCCCCAACGCCCCCTGCCCGCCAAGGCCTGGGACCGCGAGGGCTGGGTGCTGCACTGCAGCTCGTTTTCCAAATGCCTGGCGCCGGGCTGGCGCATAGGCTGGGCCGCAGCCGGGCGCTTTACCGCCGCCGTGGCACGCCACAAGCTCACCACCTCCATTGGCAGCAACGCCCCGGCCCAGGCCGCCCTGGCCCAGTACCTGGAAGGTGTGGGCTACGACAAGCATTTGCGCCATCTGCGCCACGGCCTGGCACTGCAGCGCGACCGCATGGCCGAGGCCATTGCCCGCCACTTCCCCGCCGGCACCCGCGCCACCCGGCCAGAAGGCGGCTATTTTCTGTGGCTGGAGCTGCCCGCAGGCTGCGACGCCTGGGCCCTGTACCAGCGCGCGCTGCAGCAGGGCATCAGCCTGGCGCCCGGCGCCATGTTCAGCGCCAGCCCGGCTTTTGCCCATTGCCTGCGGTTGAACTATGGGATGGCGTGGAGCCCCGCCATAGACACTGCGCTCCAACAACTGGGGCAGTGGTGCTGTGAGATGACAGCACCCGCCTCGGCCTGA
- a CDS encoding Gfo/Idh/MocA family protein has protein sequence MTRKLRLGMVGGGEGAFIGAVHRTAARLDAHYELVAAALSSDAQRAARSAAALGLAPERSYADYREMARAEAARADGIEVVAIATPNDLHAPVATAFLEAGMHVICDKPLALSLQEGEALAALASQRGRVFALTHPYAGYAMVRHARAMVREGALGALRLVQVEYQQDWLSQPIAPGSEHKQAGWRLDPARSGPTGCLGDIGTHAYQLAAFVTGMKPSQLSAELCSFVPGRQLDDHAQMMLRYACGARGLLWASQVAAGCENALRLRVFGSQAGLAFDQEQPDELWFTPVGGTAQRLRRGRVDSAAARHASRVPAGHPQGYQEAFAQLYTDAAELIRAQQQGRTPSAASQDMPTIEDGLAGHRFIDAVLASHRQNGQWVGIAG, from the coding sequence ATGACGCGCAAACTCAGACTGGGCATGGTGGGCGGCGGTGAAGGCGCCTTTATCGGCGCCGTGCACCGCACGGCCGCGAGGCTGGATGCTCATTACGAATTGGTGGCGGCCGCGCTGTCCAGCGATGCGCAAAGAGCCGCCCGCAGCGCGGCCGCCCTGGGGCTGGCGCCCGAGCGCAGCTATGCCGATTACCGCGAAATGGCCAGGGCGGAAGCCGCCCGGGCCGATGGCATCGAGGTGGTGGCCATCGCCACGCCCAATGACCTCCATGCGCCGGTGGCCACGGCATTTCTGGAAGCCGGCATGCATGTGATTTGCGACAAGCCGCTGGCGTTGTCGCTGCAAGAGGGCGAAGCATTGGCCGCACTGGCCAGCCAACGCGGCCGGGTGTTTGCGCTGACCCATCCCTATGCGGGCTACGCCATGGTGCGCCATGCCCGCGCCATGGTGCGCGAGGGTGCGCTGGGTGCGCTGCGGCTGGTGCAGGTCGAGTACCAGCAGGACTGGCTGAGCCAGCCCATAGCACCGGGTAGCGAGCACAAGCAGGCCGGCTGGCGCCTGGACCCGGCACGCAGCGGCCCCACGGGCTGCCTGGGCGATATAGGCACCCATGCCTACCAACTGGCGGCTTTTGTGACGGGCATGAAACCATCGCAGCTCAGTGCCGAGCTGTGCAGCTTTGTGCCGGGCCGTCAGCTCGACGACCACGCGCAGATGATGCTGCGCTATGCCTGCGGCGCCCGGGGCCTGCTGTGGGCCAGCCAGGTGGCAGCGGGATGCGAGAACGCACTGCGGCTGCGCGTTTTCGGCAGCCAGGCCGGGCTGGCATTCGATCAGGAGCAACCGGACGAGCTCTGGTTCACCCCCGTGGGCGGTACGGCCCAGCGCCTGCGGCGGGGGCGGGTGGACAGCGCTGCGGCGCGCCATGCCAGCCGGGTGCCCGCCGGGCATCCCCAGGGCTACCAGGAAGCTTTTGCCCAGCTCTATACCGATGCGGCGGAGCTGATCCGGGCGCAGCAGCAAGGCCGCACGCCTTCCGCTGCATCGCAGGACATGCCCACGATCGAGGACGGGCTGGCGGGCCACCGCTTTATCGATGCCGTGTTGGCCAGCCATCGCCAGAACGGGCAATGGGTGGGCATTGCGGGCTGA
- a CDS encoding ROK family protein: MDSWSSLAAGEQLVLESLFWSKAASRNELALRLRQSKSKANTVVAALIAQGLVAEVGHVLHGTGRPAEMLRISDTLGVLLAIDIGATSMSVAVLTPNMSILALHSEEVDVRDAQQGPTVVLARARTLALTLLERRGKKASDVLAIGIGVPGPVNMESAQLVNPPLMPGWGDFSIRDFMRDSFSAPVFVDNDMNIRAIGELRQLHRSVSNFLVVKVGTGIGCGIVCEGKIYRGATGSAGDVGHICVDINGPRCHCGNVGCVEAMAARPAVERLAQEAMERGDSEALQRHAGKEGALDLAAVGAASREGDVVANRIIQRSGMLVGQMLASVVNFFNPSHVFLTGSIVTIGPLFLAAVRQSIYQRSLALSTRNLHVQYTSLGDTGGITGAGVLAMQELLKSGRLRP; this comes from the coding sequence TTGGATTCCTGGTCCTCTCTTGCCGCAGGCGAGCAACTTGTGCTGGAGTCGCTGTTCTGGTCCAAGGCCGCATCCCGCAATGAACTTGCCCTGCGGCTTAGACAGTCGAAGAGCAAGGCCAACACCGTGGTGGCAGCGCTGATTGCCCAGGGCCTGGTGGCGGAAGTGGGGCATGTGTTGCACGGCACGGGCCGGCCTGCCGAGATGCTGCGTATCTCGGACACCTTGGGCGTGCTGCTGGCCATTGATATCGGCGCGACCAGCATGTCGGTCGCGGTGTTGACGCCGAATATGTCTATATTGGCACTGCACAGCGAGGAGGTGGATGTCCGCGATGCGCAGCAGGGCCCTACGGTGGTGCTGGCGCGGGCCAGAACCTTGGCCTTGACGCTGCTGGAGCGCCGAGGAAAAAAGGCGAGCGATGTGCTGGCCATAGGCATAGGCGTTCCCGGGCCGGTGAACATGGAAAGCGCGCAGCTGGTCAACCCGCCGCTGATGCCGGGCTGGGGCGACTTCTCCATTCGGGACTTCATGCGCGACAGCTTCAGCGCGCCGGTGTTTGTCGATAACGATATGAACATCCGGGCCATCGGCGAGCTGCGGCAGCTGCACCGCAGCGTCTCCAATTTTTTGGTCGTCAAGGTGGGCACCGGCATAGGCTGCGGCATCGTTTGCGAAGGCAAGATCTACCGTGGCGCCACAGGGTCGGCAGGCGATGTGGGCCATATCTGTGTGGATATCAACGGGCCGCGCTGCCATTGCGGCAACGTGGGCTGTGTGGAGGCCATGGCCGCCCGTCCGGCCGTGGAGCGCCTGGCCCAGGAAGCCATGGAGCGCGGTGACAGCGAGGCGTTGCAGCGCCATGCCGGCAAGGAAGGGGCGCTGGACCTGGCCGCTGTGGGAGCGGCCAGCCGCGAAGGCGATGTGGTGGCCAACCGCATCATCCAGCGCTCCGGCATGCTGGTCGGCCAGATGCTGGCCTCGGTCGTCAACTTCTTCAACCCCTCGCATGTTTTTTTGACGGGCAGCATCGTCACCATCGGGCCCTTGTTTCTCGCGGCCGTGCGGCAAAGCATCTACCAGCGCTCGCTGGCGCTTTCCACCCGCAATCTGCATGTGCAGTACACCTCTTTGGGCGATACGGGAGGTATCACGGGTGCGGGCGTGCTGGCCATGCAAGAGCTGCTCAAGTCGGGGCGTCTGCGCCCATGA
- a CDS encoding DMT family transporter: MPLASLIRLLLLAALWGGSYLSMRIAVPALGALPTAGARVLLGALGLALLVGLQRVPLRFDGKGRAALALGLVNSGVPFAMYALAAQVLPAGYSAILNAMTPLMGVLLGSLFFGERATASKLLGLCMGLAGVAVLMRTGPLPLDAAALWAVAACLVATLCYGLAGYLTQRWIGQRGGLDSRLVALGSQCGAVAMLLPLAAGSLWLQPLPLAALTPTVAIALLALGLLCTAWAYVLYFRLIADVGALKALTVTFLIPLFGVLWGWLLLGEAVGWAHVAGGGLIALALWLVLRPSTP; encoded by the coding sequence ATGCCACTCGCCAGTCTGATCCGCCTGCTGCTGCTGGCCGCCCTGTGGGGCGGCAGCTATCTGTCCATGCGCATTGCCGTGCCCGCGCTGGGCGCCCTGCCCACGGCCGGCGCCCGGGTGCTGCTGGGTGCCCTGGGCCTGGCCCTGCTGGTGGGGCTGCAGCGCGTGCCCCTGCGTTTTGACGGCAAGGGCCGTGCCGCGCTGGCGCTGGGCCTGGTCAATTCCGGCGTTCCCTTTGCCATGTATGCCCTGGCCGCCCAGGTGCTGCCGGCGGGCTATAGCGCCATCCTCAACGCCATGACGCCGCTGATGGGTGTGCTGCTGGGCAGCCTGTTCTTTGGCGAGCGCGCCACGGCCAGCAAGCTGCTGGGACTGTGCATGGGCCTGGCCGGCGTGGCCGTGCTGATGCGCACCGGCCCGCTGCCGCTGGATGCGGCCGCACTCTGGGCCGTGGCCGCCTGCCTGGTGGCCACGCTGTGCTATGGGCTGGCGGGCTATCTGACCCAGCGCTGGATAGGCCAGCGCGGCGGTCTGGACAGCCGCCTGGTGGCCCTGGGCAGCCAGTGCGGCGCCGTGGCCATGCTGCTGCCGCTGGCTGCCGGCTCGCTGTGGCTGCAGCCTTTGCCGCTGGCCGCGCTGACGCCCACCGTGGCCATCGCCTTGCTGGCCCTGGGCCTGCTGTGCACGGCCTGGGCCTATGTGCTGTATTTCCGCTTGATTGCCGATGTGGGCGCGCTGAAGGCGCTGACCGTGACCTTTTTGATCCCGCTGTTTGGCGTGCTCTGGGGTTGGCTGCTGCTGGGCGAGGCCGTGGGCTGGGCCCATGTGGCCGGCGGCGGGCTGATCGCGTTGGCGCTGTGGTTGGTTCTCAGACCAAGCACCCCCTGA
- a CDS encoding ABC transporter permease has translation MQQEPSPTLTQAAPAAGTSTRSNRIPLARQWHKLGPALGLGLLCLAGSWLNSDFASLENLLNVLSRTAFIGIIAVGMCFVITTGGIDLSVGSMAALIAGCVIWCINAVAPWLDSALLSVALGAALAVVMGALCGLAHGLLITKGHVEPFIVTLGTLGIFRAVLTYLSNGGALSLDDSLLSVYAPVYYGSIAGIPVPVWVFILVALVGGVILGRTPYGRYVQAVGSNEQVARYAAVDVVRVKITTYVLLGVCVGIATLLYVPRLGSASPTTGLLWELEAITAVIVGGTALKGGSGTMTGTVIGAIVLSVISNILNLTSIISVYLNAAVQGVAIIVVALLQRR, from the coding sequence ATGCAACAGGAACCGTCGCCGACCCTGACACAGGCTGCGCCAGCAGCCGGGACAAGCACCCGCAGCAACCGGATCCCTCTTGCCCGCCAGTGGCATAAGCTGGGCCCCGCGCTGGGGCTGGGGCTGCTGTGCCTGGCCGGGTCCTGGCTCAACAGCGATTTCGCCAGCCTGGAGAACCTGCTGAATGTGCTGTCGCGCACGGCCTTCATCGGCATCATTGCCGTGGGCATGTGCTTTGTCATCACCACGGGCGGCATCGATCTGTCGGTGGGCTCCATGGCCGCGCTCATTGCGGGCTGCGTCATCTGGTGCATCAACGCGGTCGCGCCCTGGCTGGACTCTGCGCTGCTGAGCGTGGCTCTGGGCGCCGCGCTGGCCGTGGTCATGGGCGCTTTGTGCGGGCTGGCCCATGGCCTTTTGATCACCAAGGGGCATGTCGAGCCCTTCATCGTGACCCTGGGCACGCTGGGCATCTTCCGCGCGGTACTGACCTATTTGTCGAATGGCGGCGCGCTCTCTTTGGATGACAGCTTGCTGAGCGTCTATGCCCCGGTGTACTACGGAAGCATCGCCGGCATTCCCGTGCCGGTGTGGGTGTTCATCCTCGTGGCGCTGGTGGGTGGTGTGATCTTGGGACGCACGCCCTATGGCCGCTATGTGCAGGCCGTGGGCTCGAATGAACAGGTGGCGCGTTACGCCGCCGTTGATGTGGTGCGGGTCAAGATCACCACCTATGTGCTGCTGGGCGTTTGCGTGGGCATTGCCACGCTGCTGTATGTGCCGCGTCTGGGGTCGGCCTCTCCCACCACGGGCCTGCTGTGGGAGCTGGAGGCCATCACCGCCGTCATCGTGGGCGGCACGGCGCTCAAGGGCGGCAGCGGCACCATGACGGGCACGGTCATAGGCGCCATCGTGCTGTCGGTGATCAGCAACATCCTGAACCTGACCAGCATCATCAGCGTCTACCTGAACGCGGCCGTGCAGGGCGTGGCCATCATCGTTGTCGCGTTGTTGCAGAGGCGGTGA
- a CDS encoding sugar phosphate isomerase/epimerase family protein codes for MHRARRHFLLQSAAAAAALAVGLPGWAATRCKLHPGRPIGMQLYSISRAVEKDPDAVFAQLVAFGYREVEAGKYARLAPSAVRHAAQKAGLLLRCARLDAANREDLSAEFDIAHDMGALQVASSVLPPEPQEVTSFLRTTDACKTSDYQRMAERANRIGEAAQRVGLSYAYHNHNFEFRDLGGGICGYDVLLRETEPRYVKFQLDCAWISLAGRDAAVYLKRHAGRFSSLHIKNIDAVTRSTLHDGAALLHITELGQGAIDYRPILAQALQQNIPYLTIEHDPREGVQIGMDMVKREFDFLQGLLAAA; via the coding sequence ATGCACCGTGCGCGTCGCCACTTTCTCCTGCAAAGCGCTGCCGCGGCGGCCGCTTTGGCCGTCGGGCTGCCAGGCTGGGCTGCCACCCGCTGCAAGCTGCACCCAGGCAGGCCCATAGGCATGCAGCTCTACTCCATCAGCCGGGCGGTGGAGAAGGACCCCGACGCCGTATTCGCGCAGTTGGTGGCCTTCGGCTATCGCGAGGTCGAGGCGGGCAAATATGCACGCCTGGCACCGTCGGCCGTGCGCCATGCGGCGCAGAAGGCGGGCTTGCTGCTGCGCTGCGCCCGGCTGGACGCGGCAAACCGAGAGGATTTGTCCGCCGAGTTCGATATCGCACATGACATGGGTGCCCTCCAGGTGGCCAGCTCGGTGCTGCCACCGGAGCCGCAGGAAGTCACCAGTTTTTTGCGCACCACGGATGCCTGCAAGACCAGCGACTACCAGCGCATGGCGGAGCGGGCCAACCGCATTGGCGAAGCGGCGCAGCGCGTGGGCCTGTCCTATGCCTACCACAACCATAACTTCGAGTTTCGCGATCTGGGTGGGGGCATTTGCGGCTACGACGTGCTGCTGCGCGAGACGGAGCCGCGCTACGTCAAATTCCAGCTCGATTGCGCGTGGATCAGCTTGGCGGGCCGTGACGCCGCGGTCTATCTGAAACGCCATGCGGGGCGCTTCAGCTCGTTGCACATCAAGAACATCGATGCCGTCACCCGCTCGACGCTGCACGATGGCGCGGCGCTCTTGCACATCACCGAGCTGGGACAGGGCGCGATTGATTACCGCCCCATTCTTGCGCAGGCGCTGCAGCAGAACATTCCCTACCTCACCATCGAACATGACCCGCGCGAGGGTGTGCAGATCGGCATGGACATGGTGAAGCGGGAATTCGATTTCCTCCAGGGGCTGCTGGCGGCGGCATAG
- a CDS encoding sugar ABC transporter ATP-binding protein produces MNAAPSLGVEFVDVVKAFGAVRVLRGVSFVLDAGRVHGLLGENGAGKSTLMKILAGYEAATSGSVLVNGQAQRFASSRDAEALGIVLIHQEFNLADDLSIAQNIFLGHELKRGWLLDEAVMERAAADALAQIGLQLSPKTRVGDLQVAEKQMVEIAKALSRRVRLLILDEPTASLTPNEAQRLFQLIERLRADGVTMVYISHKLQEIERITDDVIVMRDGCLVARAPTCALTRAQMAHLMVGRELADLYPPRNVIPDDAPVMLSVRDFTVLGRVLEAGFAVRAGEVLGFAGLVGAGRTELFEGLLGLRPAHGEVVMQGKRLLHGKGWRNPREAVQSGLGYLSEDRKGKGLHLELGLSQNLTLMALQQHARPWLQPASEKAALEEAINQYGIRSRSLDVKAGALSGGNQQKLALAKVLQPCPKVVVLDEPTRGVDVGAKRDIYFLIHELACAGLAVIVISSELVELIGLCHRVVVMRAGRCAATLDAHHLTEEELIGHATGTVADPDTGCASSRDKHPQQPDPSCPPVA; encoded by the coding sequence ATGAACGCGGCACCATCTCTTGGCGTGGAGTTTGTCGATGTCGTCAAGGCATTCGGCGCCGTGCGTGTGCTGCGCGGGGTGAGCTTTGTGCTGGACGCTGGCCGCGTGCACGGGCTTCTGGGTGAAAACGGCGCGGGCAAATCCACGCTGATGAAAATTCTGGCGGGCTATGAAGCCGCGACCTCCGGCAGCGTGCTGGTCAACGGGCAGGCGCAGCGCTTTGCCAGCTCCCGCGATGCCGAGGCGCTGGGCATTGTGCTCATCCACCAGGAGTTCAATCTGGCCGATGACCTGAGCATTGCCCAGAATATTTTTCTGGGCCACGAGCTCAAGCGTGGCTGGCTGCTGGACGAGGCCGTCATGGAACGTGCGGCCGCCGATGCGCTGGCGCAGATCGGCCTGCAGCTGTCACCCAAGACCCGGGTGGGGGATTTGCAGGTGGCCGAAAAGCAGATGGTGGAGATTGCCAAGGCGCTGTCGCGGCGCGTGCGCCTGCTCATCCTGGACGAGCCCACTGCATCGCTGACCCCCAATGAAGCCCAGCGCCTGTTTCAGCTGATAGAGCGGCTGCGCGCAGACGGGGTGACCATGGTCTACATCTCGCACAAGCTCCAAGAGATCGAGCGCATCACCGACGACGTCATCGTCATGCGCGACGGTTGCCTGGTGGCGCGGGCCCCTACCTGCGCCTTGACGCGTGCGCAGATGGCCCATTTGATGGTGGGACGCGAACTTGCAGACCTCTACCCCCCACGCAATGTGATTCCGGACGATGCCCCCGTCATGCTCTCGGTGCGTGATTTCACAGTCCTGGGCCGGGTCCTGGAGGCTGGGTTTGCGGTGCGCGCCGGGGAGGTGCTGGGCTTTGCCGGGCTGGTGGGCGCGGGCCGTACCGAATTGTTCGAGGGCCTGCTGGGCCTGCGGCCTGCCCATGGCGAGGTGGTGATGCAGGGCAAGCGCCTGCTGCATGGCAAGGGCTGGCGCAATCCGAGAGAAGCCGTGCAAAGCGGCCTGGGTTATCTGAGCGAAGACCGCAAAGGCAAGGGCTTGCACCTGGAGCTGGGGCTGTCGCAAAACCTGACGCTGATGGCGCTGCAGCAGCACGCCAGGCCCTGGTTGCAGCCCGCTTCCGAAAAGGCGGCGCTGGAGGAGGCCATCAACCAATACGGTATCCGCAGCCGTTCGCTGGATGTGAAGGCAGGAGCGCTTTCGGGCGGCAACCAGCAAAAGCTGGCACTGGCCAAGGTGCTGCAGCCATGCCCCAAGGTCGTCGTGCTGGATGAGCCCACACGCGGCGTCGATGTGGGTGCCAAGCGGGATATTTATTTTCTGATCCACGAGCTGGCCTGCGCCGGGCTGGCCGTCATCGTGATTTCTTCCGAACTGGTTGAGCTGATCGGCCTGTGCCACCGCGTGGTGGTCATGCGTGCCGGTCGCTGCGCGGCCACGCTGGATGCCCACCATCTGACCGAAGAGGAGTTGATAGGCCATGCAACAGGAACCGTCGCCGACCCTGACACAGGCTGCGCCAGCAGCCGGGACAAGCACCCGCAGCAACCGGATCCCTCTTGCCCGCCAGTGGCATAA